The following proteins are co-located in the Nocardioides piscis genome:
- a CDS encoding DUF222 domain-containing protein: protein MNEAAEWRAPGVPASPSPVLAEAISRVTHALDELVAVSPTSLSDEDVARLVDFATVCVGRANGLMTAVVGEADHRRLGDAIGARHTAQWWARRSRLTRPEAHRLTRLGRVLSSELYAPVQAALAGGEVHLDQAGVIVAAVDAIPTNPADLPAHAEPPAVLKARAIEHLLIAAKDHDAVALKILGRRILDIVAPAVGEAAEAKALAEEEAAAARKVTLTLRDHHDGTTTGRFTIPTAAAEAMRKQLLAITNPRHQAATDPDSAPVATPAPEDPRPLHARLGWALVEWIEGYPCDLLPAAGGTTATVVVTMGLDTLLGGLAAAALDTGTRISPGHARRLACEAGIIPAVLGGPCEVLDLGRTRRFHTKAQRLAMALRDNGCTAEGCDLPPPPATPTTTTPGQKADPPTPPPAGCSATATTDSSTTPTTTPPTSPAERLPSTGGPRPNAKGCQSSEAQMLGESAPAKVSRQVRHVVGHNN from the coding sequence GTGAACGAGGCAGCTGAGTGGCGTGCACCTGGTGTCCCGGCGTCGCCGTCGCCGGTGCTGGCCGAGGCCATCAGTCGCGTCACCCACGCCCTGGACGAGTTGGTGGCGGTCTCGCCCACGAGCCTGTCGGACGAGGACGTGGCCCGACTGGTCGACTTTGCGACGGTCTGCGTCGGCCGTGCCAACGGCTTGATGACCGCGGTCGTGGGTGAGGCCGACCACCGTCGCCTCGGTGACGCGATCGGTGCCCGGCACACCGCCCAGTGGTGGGCGCGCCGGTCGCGGCTGACCCGGCCTGAGGCGCACCGCCTGACCCGCCTCGGCCGAGTGTTGAGCAGCGAGCTCTATGCGCCGGTGCAGGCTGCGCTCGCCGGCGGGGAGGTCCACCTCGACCAGGCGGGCGTGATCGTGGCCGCGGTCGACGCGATCCCGACCAACCCCGCCGACCTGCCCGCCCACGCCGAGCCACCGGCGGTGCTGAAGGCCCGCGCGATCGAGCACCTCCTGATCGCGGCCAAGGACCACGACGCAGTCGCGCTGAAGATCCTCGGCCGCCGGATCCTCGACATCGTCGCCCCCGCCGTCGGGGAAGCAGCCGAAGCCAAAGCACTGGCCGAGGAGGAAGCAGCCGCAGCCCGCAAGGTCACCCTCACCCTGCGCGACCACCACGACGGCACCACCACCGGCCGGTTCACCATCCCCACCGCCGCCGCTGAGGCGATGCGCAAACAGCTCCTCGCCATCACCAACCCCAGGCACCAGGCCGCCACCGACCCCGACAGCGCGCCGGTCGCGACCCCGGCACCGGAGGACCCGCGGCCGCTGCACGCCCGCCTCGGGTGGGCGCTGGTCGAGTGGATCGAGGGCTACCCCTGCGACCTCCTGCCCGCCGCCGGGGGCACCACCGCCACCGTCGTGGTCACCATGGGCCTCGACACCCTCCTCGGCGGCCTCGCGGCCGCGGCCCTCGACACCGGCACCCGCATCAGCCCCGGACACGCCCGCCGGCTCGCCTGCGAGGCCGGGATCATCCCCGCCGTCCTCGGCGGACCCTGCGAGGTCCTCGACCTCGGCCGCACCCGCCGCTTCCACACCAAGGCCCAACGTCTGGCAATGGCACTGCGAGACAACGGGTGCACCGCCGAGGGCTGCGACCTGCCCCCGCCGCCTGCCACGCCCACCACGACCACCCCTGGTCAGAAGGCGGACCCACCAACACCACCACCGGCCGGCTGCTCTGCCACCGCCACCACCGACTCATCCACGACCCCCACTACGACACCACCCACCTCCCCGGCGGAAAGGTTGCCTTCCACCGGAGGACCTAGGCCGAATGCGAAGGGCTGCCAGTCCTCAGAGGCGCAAATGCTCGGGGAATCCGCTCCAGCGAAGGTGAGCCGGCAGGTGCGACACGTCGTTGGCCACAACAACTGA
- a CDS encoding metal-sensitive transcriptional regulator, which produces MELDPTEMTPVINRIKRAQGQLAGVLRLLEEGRDCEDVVTQLAAVSKALDRAGFAIVASGLQQCLTAGDGLESVDVKKMEKLFLSLA; this is translated from the coding sequence ATGGAGCTCGACCCCACCGAGATGACCCCGGTGATCAACCGCATCAAGCGGGCACAGGGCCAGCTGGCCGGAGTGCTCCGACTGCTCGAGGAGGGGCGGGACTGCGAGGACGTCGTCACCCAGCTCGCGGCCGTGTCCAAGGCCCTTGATCGCGCTGGCTTCGCCATCGTGGCCAGCGGACTGCAGCAGTGCCTGACTGCCGGTGACGGTCTCGAGTCCGTCGACGTGAAGAAGATGGAGAAGCTCTTCCTCTCGCTCGCCTGA
- a CDS encoding histidine phosphatase family protein: protein MSREKTRLLYLARHAEPEEDGSGLTQVGALQAEHLGRRLAPLAIERVLHGPLARAAETAKVVAEQFESDLALHEHAAAGDFIPRLPRREEIPDAWADTVMSFLGDVSDDEASQGAALAAEAIDLLAGPAIDGREAVDVVITHAFTIGVLVAHALDAPAWRWFPPTQCHAGLTVIRYGDGAPPSVVVANDVSHLPAHLRWSGFPEHLRL from the coding sequence ATGTCCCGGGAGAAAACACGGTTGCTGTACTTGGCTCGCCACGCGGAGCCAGAGGAAGACGGATCGGGCCTGACTCAGGTCGGCGCGCTGCAGGCTGAACACTTGGGTCGTCGTCTGGCACCTCTAGCGATAGAACGCGTCCTTCACGGGCCGCTTGCACGTGCTGCTGAGACGGCGAAAGTGGTGGCGGAGCAGTTCGAAAGCGATCTCGCGCTGCATGAGCATGCTGCCGCAGGTGACTTCATTCCTCGTCTGCCGAGGCGAGAGGAGATCCCGGACGCTTGGGCTGACACCGTCATGTCGTTCTTGGGGGATGTCTCGGACGATGAAGCATCCCAGGGCGCGGCCCTTGCGGCAGAGGCGATCGATCTGCTGGCAGGCCCGGCCATCGATGGACGAGAGGCTGTTGATGTTGTCATCACCCACGCCTTCACCATTGGGGTGCTGGTGGCACACGCCTTGGATGCCCCGGCCTGGAGGTGGTTTCCACCGACTCAGTGCCACGCCGGGCTGACTGTCATCCGATACGGAGACGGCGCCCCACCGTCAGTTGTTGTGGCCAACGACGTGTCGCACCTGCCGGCTCACCTTCGCTGGAGCGGATTCCCCGAGCATTTGCGCCTCTGA
- a CDS encoding rhodanese-like domain-containing protein: protein MTSRTPEIDIDQLDRRARDAHVVDVREVGEFAAGHVPGASSVPMSQLANRLGELEKSRPVYVVCASGNRSAAMADLLVAAGFDAYSVAGGTSAWSRSGRPLETGAPRAS from the coding sequence ATGACAAGTCGCACTCCCGAGATCGACATCGACCAGCTCGACCGGCGTGCGCGTGACGCGCACGTGGTGGACGTCAGGGAGGTCGGCGAGTTCGCGGCCGGTCACGTGCCCGGCGCGTCCTCGGTGCCGATGAGCCAGCTGGCCAACCGGCTCGGCGAGCTCGAGAAGTCCCGTCCGGTCTACGTGGTCTGTGCCTCCGGCAACCGCAGCGCCGCCATGGCCGACCTGCTGGTCGCTGCCGGCTTCGACGCCTATTCGGTCGCCGGCGGAACGAGCGCCTGGTCGCGCTCCGGTCGCCCCTTGGAAACCGGCGCCCCGCGCGCCAGCTGA
- a CDS encoding DUF302 domain-containing protein translates to MASYTLTTTLNEPYDTAVESVRAALTDQGFGILTEIDLKATLKAKLDVDVAPQVILGACRPALAYEALTAEPSIAAVLPCNVVVRSLDEATTVVEAFDPDAMMGLADNEALHSVAADAKQRLTAALAALNPTGDTEGAN, encoded by the coding sequence ATGGCCAGCTACACCCTCACCACGACTCTCAATGAGCCCTACGACACCGCCGTCGAGTCAGTCAGGGCAGCGCTGACCGACCAGGGGTTCGGCATCCTCACCGAGATCGACCTCAAGGCGACGCTCAAGGCCAAGCTGGACGTCGACGTCGCGCCGCAGGTCATCCTCGGCGCCTGCCGACCCGCGCTCGCCTACGAGGCCCTCACCGCCGAGCCCTCCATCGCCGCCGTGCTGCCGTGCAACGTGGTCGTCCGGTCCCTCGACGAGGCCACCACCGTCGTCGAGGCCTTCGACCCCGACGCGATGATGGGTCTCGCCGACAACGAGGCGCTGCACTCCGTCGCCGCGGACGCCAAGCAGCGACTGACGGCCGCGCTGGCCGCCCTGAACCCCACCGGCGACACCGAAGGAGCGAACTGA